The Parambassis ranga chromosome 14, fParRan2.1, whole genome shotgun sequence genome includes a window with the following:
- the btg4 gene encoding protein BTG4: MKEEIAAAVFFVARLVKRYGCLDNDSRERFAAALTSVLFENYKNHWHPNAPTKGQAYRCLRMNRVQLQDPVLQQACERSVVRYEDLGLPQELTVWVDPGEVSCRYGEHSSAFCVSAVDSCRRGDREFSRRIHDAVERASLDIQSGSSSDEEDGDKSMSSSSSSSSSSLSSLWPAPVPPTTTEPKTIPTVSNPNSVYRFSEFSPGAPQTWLRDKRKAFMVDAFPPHPAAAPPPPHGAPTSQFSSQKGFKPHHRATFTFTGPRVDKYHWVSKTRS, translated from the exons ATGAAGGAGGAGATCGCTGCTGCCGTGTTCTTCGTGGCCCGGCTGGTGAAGAGGTACGGCTGTCTGGATAACGACAGCAGGGAGCGCTTCGCTGCTGCCCTCACCTCCGTCCTGTTTGAGAACTACAAGAACCACTGGCACCCAAACGCACCCACCAAGGGACAGGCCTACAG gtgtctgAGGATGAACCGTGTGCAGCTGCAGGACCCGGTGCTGCAGCAGGCCTGCGAGCGGAGCGTGGTGCGGTACGAGGATCTTGGCCTGCCTCAGGAGCTGACGGTGTGGGTTGACCCTGGAGAGGTGTCCTGCAG ATACGGTGAACACAGTTCGGCCTTCTGCGTCTCAGCCGTGGACAGCTGCCGGCGTGGAGATAGGGAATTTTCCCGCCGAATCCACGATGCTGTGGAGCGGGCGAGCCTCGACATCCAATCAGGCAGCTCCTCGGATGAGGAGGACGGGGACAAGagcatgagcagcagcagcagtagcagtagCAGCAGTCTGTCATCTCTGTGGCCTGCTCCAGTCCCCCCTACCACCACTGAACCCAAAACCATCCCAACTGTCAGCAACCCCAACAGCGTTTACCGG TTCAGCGAGTTCTCTCCGGGCGCCCCGCAGACCTGGCTGAGGGACAAGCGGAAGGCCTTCATGGTGGACGCGTTCCCGcctcaccctgctgctgctcctccgcctcctcatGGAGCTCCAACTTCCCAGTTCTCCAGCCAGAAAGGCTTCAAGCCCCATCACCGAGCCACGTTCACCTTCACCGGACCTCGTGTGGACAAGTACCACTGGGTCAGCAAGACCCGATCCTAG
- the slc25a14 gene encoding brain mitochondrial carrier protein 1 isoform X2 has protein sequence MSNLNWKPFIYGGMASIVAEFGTFPIDLTKTRLQVQGQSQYTEVRYRGMFHALFRIGKEEGIRALYSGISPALLRQASYGTIKIGTYNSLKRLFVSRPEDETMVINVFCGVVSGVLSSSLANPTDVLKIRMQAQGSLLQGSMMSNFINIYQTEGTRGLWRGVIPTAQRAAIVVGVELPVYDITKKHLLRSGVMGDTILTHFISSFTCGLAGALASNPVDVVRTRMMNQRVLSGSPMYKGTLDGVMKTWKNEGFFALYKGFWPNWLRLGPWNIIFFITFEQLKKLPF, from the exons ATGTCCAACTTGAACTGGAAACCGTTTATCTACGGAGGGATGGCCTCGATTGTCGCAGAGTTCG GCACATTTCCCATTGATTTGACTAAGACCCGGCTGCAGGTGCAGGGTCAGTCCCAGTACACAGAGGTGCGCTACAGAGGCATGTTTCATGCTCTCTTCAGGATCGGCAAGGAGGAAGGCATCCGAGCGCTCTACTCCGG GATTTCTCCCGCTCTTTTGAGGCAAGCCTCTTACGGGACAATCAAAATAGGAACTTACAACTCGCTGAAGAGACTGTTTGTCAGTCGTCCAGAAG ATGAGACCATGGTCATCAACGTCTTCTGCGGGGTCGTGTCTGgtgtcctgtcctcctccctgGCCAACCCTACTGATGTGCTGAAG ATCAGAATGCAGGCGCAGGGCAGCCTGCTCCAAGGCAGCATGATGTCCAACTTCATCAACATCTACCAGACTGAGGGCACCAGGGGGCTGTGGAGG ggtGTCATCCCCACAGCGCAGCGGGCGGCCATCGTCGTCGGGGTGGAGCTACCCGTCTATGACATCACAAAGAAGCACCTCCTTCGCTCCGGCGTCATGGGAGACACCATTTTGACTCATTTCAT TTCAAGTTTCACGTGCGGCTTGGCGGGGGCTCTGGCTTCCAACCCCGTAGACGTGGTCCGGACCCGGATGATGAACCAGCGGGTTTTGTCTGGGAGCCCCATGTACAAAGGAACGCTGGACGGAGTGATGAAAACCTGGAAGAACGAGGGCTTCTTCGCTCTGTATAAGGGATTCTGGCCAAACTGGCTGCGACTGGGGCCTTGGAACATTATT TTCTTCATCACCTTCGAGCAGCTGAAGAAGCTCCCGTTTTAA
- the slc25a14 gene encoding brain mitochondrial carrier protein 1 isoform X1, producing the protein MFTDMLYCVRLQHCIDLCVGGLLLVLAGLQQVEAAAAAATEMSNLNWKPFIYGGMASIVAEFGTFPIDLTKTRLQVQGQSQYTEVRYRGMFHALFRIGKEEGIRALYSGISPALLRQASYGTIKIGTYNSLKRLFVSRPEDETMVINVFCGVVSGVLSSSLANPTDVLKIRMQAQGSLLQGSMMSNFINIYQTEGTRGLWRGVIPTAQRAAIVVGVELPVYDITKKHLLRSGVMGDTILTHFISSFTCGLAGALASNPVDVVRTRMMNQRVLSGSPMYKGTLDGVMKTWKNEGFFALYKGFWPNWLRLGPWNIIFFITFEQLKKLPF; encoded by the exons ATGTTTACCGACATGTTGTATTGCGTGAGGCTGCAGCACTGTATTGACCTCTGTGTCGGGGGCCTGCTCTTGGTTTTAGCGGGGCTGCAGCAGGTTGAagcagccgccgccgccgccacggAGATGTCCAACTTGAACTGGAAACCGTTTATCTACGGAGGGATGGCCTCGATTGTCGCAGAGTTCG GCACATTTCCCATTGATTTGACTAAGACCCGGCTGCAGGTGCAGGGTCAGTCCCAGTACACAGAGGTGCGCTACAGAGGCATGTTTCATGCTCTCTTCAGGATCGGCAAGGAGGAAGGCATCCGAGCGCTCTACTCCGG GATTTCTCCCGCTCTTTTGAGGCAAGCCTCTTACGGGACAATCAAAATAGGAACTTACAACTCGCTGAAGAGACTGTTTGTCAGTCGTCCAGAAG ATGAGACCATGGTCATCAACGTCTTCTGCGGGGTCGTGTCTGgtgtcctgtcctcctccctgGCCAACCCTACTGATGTGCTGAAG ATCAGAATGCAGGCGCAGGGCAGCCTGCTCCAAGGCAGCATGATGTCCAACTTCATCAACATCTACCAGACTGAGGGCACCAGGGGGCTGTGGAGG ggtGTCATCCCCACAGCGCAGCGGGCGGCCATCGTCGTCGGGGTGGAGCTACCCGTCTATGACATCACAAAGAAGCACCTCCTTCGCTCCGGCGTCATGGGAGACACCATTTTGACTCATTTCAT TTCAAGTTTCACGTGCGGCTTGGCGGGGGCTCTGGCTTCCAACCCCGTAGACGTGGTCCGGACCCGGATGATGAACCAGCGGGTTTTGTCTGGGAGCCCCATGTACAAAGGAACGCTGGACGGAGTGATGAAAACCTGGAAGAACGAGGGCTTCTTCGCTCTGTATAAGGGATTCTGGCCAAACTGGCTGCGACTGGGGCCTTGGAACATTATT TTCTTCATCACCTTCGAGCAGCTGAAGAAGCTCCCGTTTTAA
- the gpr119 gene encoding glucose-dependent insulinotropic receptor, which yields MGVILSIASCLIISTNLLVAAALLKLLLKKSSQSWCFVLNLALADALVGVAITGLATEDFTQNQHSHDAADLPANATPPVGQGKNRCLMRMAFVMSPCTASIMSMFLISLDRYAAIKMPLRYSLLAGRGTAAGFLLALWISATTIGFLPVMVQQLQAEGAYEGFCAFFSVIHNEGMIVLFSVCFFPILSLFVYIYLDILKIACSHQRQICRVRQASSRTADQPQHYQQHHLQQLRSGYWSHVKALRTVAVLVGCFLVLWCPFFVVCIVHILCESCRLQEILENYLWLLGLSNSLINPLVYAFWQTEVRLQLAAMFSCITGRSTAAAPPGGCTPLPPPAQTRACVSGGDTLGPSLLQPNASEAHAAQPSATTSM from the exons ATGGGCGTGATCCTCAGCATCGCCTCCTGCCTCATCATCTCCACCAACCTGCTGGTGGCCGCCGCTCTGCTCAAACTCCTGCTCAAGAAGAGCAGCCAGAGTTGGTGCTTTGTCCTCAACCTGGCGCTGGCGGACGCTCTGGTGGGCGTGGCCATCACCGGCCTGGCCACCGAGGACTTCACTCAGAACCAGCACAGCCACGATGCCGCCGATCTCCCTGCCAACGCCACCCCACCTGTCGGTCAGGGAAAGAACCGCTGTTTGATGCGCATGGCCTTTGTGATGTCACCTTGCACCGCATCCATCATGTCCATGTTCCTCATCTCACTCGACCGTTACGCAGCCATCAAGATGCCCCTGCGGTACTCACTGCTGGCCGGGAGGGGGACTGCAGCTGGGTTCTTGCTGGCTCTGTGGATCAGCGCCACCACGATAGGTTTTTTACCAG tcatggTGCAGCAGCTGCAAGCGGAGGGAGCCTACGAAGGCTTCTGCGCCTTCTTCTCCGTCATTCACAATGAGGGCATGATCGTTTTATTCAGCGTCTGCTTCTTccctattctctctctcttcgtcTACATCTACCTGGACATCCTAAAGATCGCTTGCAGCCACCAGAGGCAGATCTGCCGAGTGAGGCAAGCAAGCTCCAGGACTGCTGACCAACCCCAGCATTaccagcagcaccacctgcagcagctgaggagcGGCTACTGGAGCCACGTGAAGGCCTTGAGGACGGTGGCGGTGCTGGTGGGCTGCTTCTTAGTCCTCTGGTGCCCCTTCTTTGTGGTGTGCATAGTGCACATTCTATGTGAGAGCTGCAGACTCCAAGAGATTCTGGAGAATTATCTATGGCTGTTGGGGCTGTCCAACTCCCTCATCAACCCTCTGGTGTACGCTTTTTGGCAAACGGAGGTGCGGCTGCAGTTGGCAGCCATGTTCTCCTGCATCACAGGCAGGTCGACGGCTGCTGCACCACCCGGTGGATGTACTCCTCTGCCACCGCCTGCACAGACTCGAGCCTGTGTTTCTGGAGGAGACACACTCGGCCCTTCGTTGCTGCAGCCAAACGCCAGCGAGGCGCACGCTGCTCAGCCGTCTGCTACAACCAGCATGTAA
- the LOC114446005 gene encoding dual specificity protein kinase CLK4-like isoform X2, which produces MGKKDEDSWRDGEVPRVDLRSDTKTEGCSTQNNSPEIYSPPDDTSLRLLGDNPVSASDDGVKRSQKGESGEDDEEGHLEYHVGLVMKDRYEVVSTLGVGAFGKVVKCIDRHRDEHVAVKIVRNLECFREVARSEIAVLEEINSLDDDHTFACVRMLDWFDHKGHICIVFELLGLSTFEFLRQNDFLPFNVEQIRHMAFQIFRAVCFMHRNKLTHTDLKPENILFVCSDYDTQNNEETKSEGKKLRSMDVKVVDFGTATFDHEHHESLVSTRHYRAPEVILDLGWNQSCDVWSLGCVLMEFYLGRTLFPTHDSKEHLAMMEKVLGPIPTHLLKQTRKQHYVHNGRLNREEQSSTDNYIRKHCLPLKQYMVRKTDEERQLFDLLGCMLEYDVCRRITLEEALWHPFFTPLRAQKSQQQCRS; this is translated from the exons ATGGGCAAGAAAGACGAAGATTCCTGGAGAG ACGGCGAGGTCCCCAGAGTTGACCTCCGCTCTGACACAAAGACGGAAGGCTGcagcacacaaaacaacagcCCGGAAATTTACAGCCCG CCTGATGACACCTCACTCCGACTTCTTGGTGACAACCCTGTCAGTGCCAGCGATGATGGAGTGAAAAGGAGTCAAAAGGGGGAGAGCGGCGAGGACGATGAAGAGGGCCACCTGGAGTATCACGTCGGCCTGGTGATGAAAGACAGAT ATGAGGTGGTCTctacactgggagtaggagcCTTTGGAAAAGTGGTGAAATGTATCGACAGACACAG agACGAACACGTTGCTGTAAAGATCGTGAGGAACCTCGAGTGCTTCCGTGAGGTAGCGAGGTCTGAGATTGCGGTGCTGGAGGAGATCAACAGCCTGGATGATGACCACACATT CGCCTGTGTGAGGATGCTGGACTGGTTCGACCACAAGGGCCACATCTGCATCGTGTTCGAACTGCTCGGCCTCAGCACCTTTGAGTTCCTGCGACAGAACGACTTCCTGCCCTTCAACGTGGAGCAGATCAGACACATGGCCTTCCAGATCTTCAGGGCCGTCTGCT TCATGCATCGTAACAAGCTGACGCACACCGACCTGAAGCCAGAGAACATCCTGTTTGTCTGCTCCGACTACGACACGCAGAACAACGAGGAGACG AAGAGTGAGGGGAAGAAGTTGAGGAGTATGGACGTGAAGGTGGTGGACTTCGGCACCGCCACATTTGACCACGAACACCACGAATCCTTGGTGTCGACGCGCCACTACCGGGCGCCAGAGGTTATACTGG aTCTGGGCTGGAACCAGTCATGTGACGTTTGGAGTCTGGGCTGTGTTCTCATGGAGTTTTACCTTGGACGTACGCTCTTCCCg ACCCACGACAGTAAAGAACACCTGGCCATGATGGAAAAAGTTCTGGGGCCAATACCAACACACCTACTGAAGCAGACCAG GAAGCAGCATTACGTGCACAACGGGCGTCTGAACCGGGAAGAGCAGAGCTCCACCGACAACTACATCAGGAAGCACTGTCTGCCTCTCAAG cagTACATGGTGAGGAAGACGGACGAGGAGAGGCAGCTGTTCGACCTGCTTGGCTGCATGCTGGAGTACGACGTCTGCCGGCGCATCACCCTGGAGGAGGCGCTGTGGCACCCGTTCTTCACCCCGCTAAGGGCGCAGaaatcacagcagcagtgtcgCAGctag
- the LOC114446005 gene encoding dual specificity protein kinase CLK4-like isoform X1 produces the protein MKSSRTAAGGSHRGRHWRVFECRKQVLPRGEEKDLLQAHLQRLEKRGRVWATDASEDNSAMGKKDEDSWRDGEVPRVDLRSDTKTEGCSTQNNSPEIYSPPDDTSLRLLGDNPVSASDDGVKRSQKGESGEDDEEGHLEYHVGLVMKDRYEVVSTLGVGAFGKVVKCIDRHRDEHVAVKIVRNLECFREVARSEIAVLEEINSLDDDHTFACVRMLDWFDHKGHICIVFELLGLSTFEFLRQNDFLPFNVEQIRHMAFQIFRAVCFMHRNKLTHTDLKPENILFVCSDYDTQNNEETKSEGKKLRSMDVKVVDFGTATFDHEHHESLVSTRHYRAPEVILDLGWNQSCDVWSLGCVLMEFYLGRTLFPTHDSKEHLAMMEKVLGPIPTHLLKQTRKQHYVHNGRLNREEQSSTDNYIRKHCLPLKQYMVRKTDEERQLFDLLGCMLEYDVCRRITLEEALWHPFFTPLRAQKSQQQCRS, from the exons ATGAAGAGCAGCAGAACCGCAGCGGGCGGGAGTCACAGAGGAAGACACTGGAGAGTTTTTGAATGTAGGAAACAAGTCTTACCTCGTGGTGAAGAAAAGGATCTA TTACAAGCTCATCTCCAGAGGCTGGAGAAAAGAGGACGTGTTTGGGCGACTGATGCAAGTGAGGACAACAGTGCTATGGGCAAGAAAGACGAAGATTCCTGGAGAG ACGGCGAGGTCCCCAGAGTTGACCTCCGCTCTGACACAAAGACGGAAGGCTGcagcacacaaaacaacagcCCGGAAATTTACAGCCCG CCTGATGACACCTCACTCCGACTTCTTGGTGACAACCCTGTCAGTGCCAGCGATGATGGAGTGAAAAGGAGTCAAAAGGGGGAGAGCGGCGAGGACGATGAAGAGGGCCACCTGGAGTATCACGTCGGCCTGGTGATGAAAGACAGAT ATGAGGTGGTCTctacactgggagtaggagcCTTTGGAAAAGTGGTGAAATGTATCGACAGACACAG agACGAACACGTTGCTGTAAAGATCGTGAGGAACCTCGAGTGCTTCCGTGAGGTAGCGAGGTCTGAGATTGCGGTGCTGGAGGAGATCAACAGCCTGGATGATGACCACACATT CGCCTGTGTGAGGATGCTGGACTGGTTCGACCACAAGGGCCACATCTGCATCGTGTTCGAACTGCTCGGCCTCAGCACCTTTGAGTTCCTGCGACAGAACGACTTCCTGCCCTTCAACGTGGAGCAGATCAGACACATGGCCTTCCAGATCTTCAGGGCCGTCTGCT TCATGCATCGTAACAAGCTGACGCACACCGACCTGAAGCCAGAGAACATCCTGTTTGTCTGCTCCGACTACGACACGCAGAACAACGAGGAGACG AAGAGTGAGGGGAAGAAGTTGAGGAGTATGGACGTGAAGGTGGTGGACTTCGGCACCGCCACATTTGACCACGAACACCACGAATCCTTGGTGTCGACGCGCCACTACCGGGCGCCAGAGGTTATACTGG aTCTGGGCTGGAACCAGTCATGTGACGTTTGGAGTCTGGGCTGTGTTCTCATGGAGTTTTACCTTGGACGTACGCTCTTCCCg ACCCACGACAGTAAAGAACACCTGGCCATGATGGAAAAAGTTCTGGGGCCAATACCAACACACCTACTGAAGCAGACCAG GAAGCAGCATTACGTGCACAACGGGCGTCTGAACCGGGAAGAGCAGAGCTCCACCGACAACTACATCAGGAAGCACTGTCTGCCTCTCAAG cagTACATGGTGAGGAAGACGGACGAGGAGAGGCAGCTGTTCGACCTGCTTGGCTGCATGCTGGAGTACGACGTCTGCCGGCGCATCACCCTGGAGGAGGCGCTGTGGCACCCGTTCTTCACCCCGCTAAGGGCGCAGaaatcacagcagcagtgtcgCAGctag
- the LOC114446513 gene encoding rho GTPase-activating protein 22-like, whose amino-acid sequence MGLSCFKSWKNDSTGHKGNRDVLASPGSYFFLSNSAGQGDEWLKSLNKGVWIPFTGVFGQRLEETVLYERRYGIRLVPLVVEQCVAFIRERGMHEVGLFRQPGQASLVKELQEAFDSGERPSFDSSTDVHTVASLLKLYLRQLPEPLVPYGRYQDFLLCSQKLSNDRMLGLGDLRNLLHELPVANFNLLNFICQFLNEVQTYSSSNKMSVQNLATVFGPNILRAKAEDPQSIMGGASLVQVLMLELIREHESLFARIPPAIFARPPRSLHSSPSALKQSHLQPLPCLRQLSLPLIAERSREPGHGASAAAKSDRSSGKKQHLGHRYTSSHPENCFYPLPSSSQAIKHHSDIDYHQHHAGQEPSAADFQASTSSLQLQDRLPDTSKPRPRLMGWAKAWPSPEKESCGFWSSVSGEGDSGMPETASGGSSEAQEDSTPSAYDNLDKLSLRQTTEDVPDGHFETNSPEGHIGACEEEAEEEEVVQTRDSFSSWSSCEVLPLEENSDAAEAASPGISPKKPDGLPSEQVAGEEDGDKVKIDDHEVKDGDEDHPNSIASCSVFSDSPLSTGSSEVFLPSGPQEQQGSEPQLQPRDTHTLLAELRQQMVQQKTEYQARIQRLERCNYILERQVAVLQDSLEQQKRSQSVAEIRIRNMERAKADADRRNFTMQREMELFIQMYGEIKRRGGEEGGRGSI is encoded by the exons ATGGGACTCAGCTGCTTCAAGTCCTGGAAAAATGACAGTACAGGCCACAagg gTAACAGAGATGTGTTGGCCAGCCCAGGCTCCTACTTCTTTCTGTCAAACAGCGCCGGTCAGGGTGATGAGTGGTTAAAGAGCCTCAACAAGGGAGTCTGGATTCCTTTTACAG GTGTCTTTGGTCAGCGTCTGGAGGAGACAGTTCTGTATGAACGACGTTACGGGATCCGCTTGGTTCCTCTGGTGGTGGAGCAGTGTGTCGCCTTCATACGGGAGCGGGGCATGCACGAAGTGGGCTTGTTCCGCCAGCCAGGACAAGCAAGTCTGGTCAAAGAGCTGCAGGAGGCTTTTGATTCCGGGGAGAGACCTTCCTTTGACAG TAGCACAGACGTTCATACAGTGGCGTCACTGTTGAAGCTCTACCTGAGACAGCTGCCAGAACCTCTGGTTCCATATGGTCGCTACCAGGACTTCCTGCTTTGCAGTCAGAAGCTATCAAATGACCGAATGCTG GGTTTGGGGGACCTGAGGAATCTTCTTCATGAGTTACCGGTTGCAAACTTCAACCTACTCAACTTTATCTGCCA GTTTCTCAATGAGGTCCAGACTTACTCCAGCAGTAACAAGATGAGTGTCCAGAACTTGGCCACTGTGTTTGGGCCAAATATCCTTCGAGCCAAAGCTGAAGACCCTCAAAGCATCATGGGAG GTGCATCCCTGGTCCAGGTGCTGATGTTAGAGCTGATCAGAGAACACGAGTCTCTTTTTGCAAGAATCCCTCCAGCCATCTTTGCCCGTCCACCTAGAAGTTTACACTCATCACCAAGTGCTTTAAAACAGTCTCATCTCCAGCCACTGCCCTGCCTTcgccagctgtccctgcctctTATTGCAGAGCGGTCCAGAGAACCAGGACA tggtgcctctgctgctgccaaatCAGACCGTTCCTCTGGCAAAAAACAACATCTTGGCCATCGCTACACCTCCTCCCACCCTGAGAACTGCTTCTACCCCCTGCCCTCATCCAGTCAGGCCATTAAGCACCACTCTGACATAGATTATCACCAGCATCATGCTGGTCAAGAACCATCCGCTGCAGATTTTCAAGCCTCCACATCCAGTCTCCAGCTTCAAGATCGATTGCCAGACACCTCAAAGCCCAGGCCAAGGCTCATGGGCTGGGCAAAAGCTTGGCCAAGCCCCGAAAAGGAAAGCTGTGGTTTCTGGAGTTCTGTGAGTGGCGAGGGAGATAGTGGCATGCCAGAAACAGCCAGTGGGGGCAGCAGTGAGGCTCAGGAGGACAGCACTCCGTCTGCCTATGACAACTTAGATAAATTGTCATTACGTCAGACTACAGAGGATGTCCCTGATGGACATTTTGAAACTAATTCTCCAGAAGGCCATATTGGAGCTTgtgaagaagaggcagaggaagaagaggtggtGCAGACAAGGGACTCATTCTCTTCTTGGTCCTCCTGTGAGGTTTTACCATTGGAAGAGAATAGTGATGCTGCAGAGGCAGCTAGTCCTGGTATTTCACCAAAGAAACCTGATGGATTACCTTCGGAACAGGTAGCAGGCGAGGAAGATGGTGATAAGGTGAAGATAGACGATCATGAAGTTAAAGATGGAGATGAAGATCATCCTAACTCCATTGCCTCCTGTTCTGTATTCAGTGACAGTCCTCTCAGTACAGGTAGTTCAGAGGTGTTCCTCCCCTCTGGGCCTCAAGAGCAGCAGGGATCTGAGCCTCAGTTGCAGCCCAGggacactcacacacttctGGCTGAGTTGCGACAGCAGATGGTCCAGCAGAAGACAGAGTACCAAGCCAGGATACAGAG GTTGGAGCGCTGTAATTACATCCTTGAGCGGCAGGTGGCAGTACTGCAGGATAGCCTGGAGCAGCAGAAGCGCAGCCAAAGCGTGGCTGAGATCAGGATTCGCAACATGGAGAGAGCCAAAGCTGACGCAGACCGCCGAAATTTCACAATGCAGAGGGAGATGGAGTTGTTCATCCAGATGTATGGAGAAATCAAAAGAAgaggtggagaggaaggagggagagggagcatCTGA